In the Populus trichocarpa isolate Nisqually-1 chromosome 1, P.trichocarpa_v4.1, whole genome shotgun sequence genome, CCAAATGGAAGTGCAGGAGAGGTCCCTGCAAGATATGTCTCATATCCACCCCTTTCTCCGGTAGGAAGGGTCTAGTTTGAAGCCAATCTTCCCTGTAATTAGACACGTCCGGTATAGATAAATACATTTTCAGTCGGCTGGGTGAGCAATGGTTGAAACTGGATTGAAGTTTTTGCAcaagtggttaaaattaaatgaaaaaaataagcatatatTAAGCAAGGCTTCTGAGATAGTAGCAGGAAAGTAGCCTAGAAACCTGAGAACATGCATGgtattttggtttagttttggcATGGTTCTTTCGACAAGAGAACCAGTATTAACTGTACTTAGAGCAATACGATCTTCATCATCAATGCAAGTGTGCATAATATTATCAGTGAATGCTATTTTTGCACTCAGTAgttgtcatttttttgttaaaaaaattctgCTGTGACTATTATTTAGTAACCATTCATTTTAACtcaactttaattaaaatttagactGAGTCAACATCAGCTAAATAAAGAGTTGGGAAAATTATCAGCCATGAAACTGTAATTTTGTTAACCATTCACGACCAAAGTGCAAGATATGGATGGTAAAACACCATGGAAGTATCCTTTGGCCTCTGGTAAATGGTCCCAGTCCAGGATTCTGGATGTTGACATCAACATCGCTTTTCAACTTTCATGTCAGGAGACTGATAATGACTCTTTAGtcgttttttctttctttattccaGTCGGAAATTGCAAATGGAAAGATTATTTTTACTTGAGTTCTTGACTACACGGTACACAGCttagaagttttttttgtattaaaataatttaaaaataatttaattttttttttttaaatctcaatgTAAATGTAAAACGGGCCTTAATCTATTGGTTAGTCTTTTAAATAACCAATCACATTGTAGCACAGGAGATTAAGGATTGAATCTTACATGGAAGTGAAGCAGTGAAGAATCTTTCATATGTAAGAACAAGCATATAATAACctgtttaatttttaagtagGGTTAGGGGTCCATGACTATCCATGATCCCGTATTTAACTTGCATTGGAGATTCCAATATCCTGGACACCAATTCTTgacagttatttttttaataagttttattttctaataaattttttattcggtattaattatttttgctgATTCTACCAAAATTTTCTCCAACTCAAAACTCTCTCCTccctccaacaaaaaaaaataaaatcgagatttaaaaacttttaagaagATTTGATTATGATTAAGATTAAGATTCCCAATTATCCTTAATCCCCAACCACAAATCTCAAATCCTGCTTCTCTCTTGAAatcaccaaagaaaaaaaaaaaaaattggaaagagAAACCAATTCAAATTTTGCTttctatctttaatttatgttaattattattgattaatGTTAAATGTCAAACAATAACCTCGGATTCTCAAAATGCCCTTTTACATTGCTCGCCAGGCTCCTAAGGTTTCTCTTTTGACTCTCCACCCCTACTctcttttttactatttaattatttttgtttcgaTTGATTGTTGTTTAATATTATCAAGTGCAGCTCTGGAGAAAGATTTGCACAGAAACGACAATAGAAATTTCGCTTGTTGCAGAGAATCGGAAGCTGCTTCTTGCTGGAATTGTTTTTCAGGTTCCCTCTTTTTTAATCACTGTTGATTATTACGTTAATCTCTTTGTTTTCTCCAATTTGATGTTAAATAGGTTCTTATGTGATGATGttaatggatatttttttatttatcttacaGTACATACATGGATTAGCTGCTCATGGAATTCATTACTTACATAGGCCAGGACCGACACTTCAGGATGCtggcttttttcttcttccggTGAGAAATATCAGTTTTCGGAATACATTGTTGTTTGTGAAATGGAACAGCATTTTATGttccttttctgttttgtttcagGAACTTGGCCAGGACAGAGCTTATGTCAGTGAAACCTCATTCACCTTCATCTTTGCTTCTTTTGTGTTGGTGAGGTTTTTCTTCATGTTATTACTTGtcgattttcttttttactttacaTATTCTGGGATTTTCTCTTGTAATCTAACAGATGGTTTTCAGACTTTTTTACCATTGTAATGGTTGCTGatgatgtttttcaataatgttgatggaccttttttttttttttttttatgtttccttGCTTGTTACATTTGTTTAATGTTCTgctttgtcttttcactttacTGTGGTTTATGGAAGATTCATGAATGCAACTTTTGCCGCAGCTGATGGCATGTATATCAAATTTCATAGAATCCTTTGTAGAGTAGGCAAGGAAGATATATTTTGGATGGTGATGTTATTTTGTTTGCACAATATTGTGAAATTCCCCACTTAGTTTCCTCATGCACAAATGTATGCATCACTTCTTTTCAACGCTGGAAGAAGTATTCAACCAGATACATGCAGTTTCAGACAAATGTCTCAGACTTGAATGATAGTGATGATCACAACTCTCGAAGAAAACTATTTAGTGGAGGAATTACATAGacagttttaaaaataatacagacTTTGATGACTCAAATTGGTATGTCATCTGACGTTAGCATGTTATTATTCTTTATCCGAAGTAGTTATTCTATAAAACCTTAGAGAAGTGGAATATTTTTCAAGccttttctctttgatttaATCATTCCTCATGCTATGGAGTTTCAGTAGCTAATCATTTGTGGCCAGACTTCTattcttaattatatttgatcCTGGTTCTAACAGGAGTTAGTTTTGTTGCAGTGGACCATCCATCCCTTCGTTTTCCAGAACAAGAAAATCTATACAGTTCTGATATGGTGCAGGGTCCTTGCCTATTTAGTGGTAagtgttttttttggttttgttgtttaTACGAAGTCCTTCTATTGCCAGAAATGAGGTCTGAACTTGAATTTGTTGGAAACAAGTATTTGTTATTCTCTATGCTTGAAgggcaagaaataaaaaaaaaaacattgaacgAATAATTGGAAAAAAAGCCATTATCCATTGATGTTCCCACCATAGTAGGTCCTAGGAGATATACTTATTAATAATCCTGCAGTCTGAAGTCAAAATTggctttgtaagatttttatttcCAATGGGTTCTTACGAATCTATAACTTACCTTGTCTAGCAAAACTCAATCCAGACACAATCACCAGTGTTTAGGGGCGTTTATATTACGTAAGCAGCCACACACAGTATGGGAACAGGTGGGCAAGCCCATGTTACTGAACATTGGGCAAGGTCTATATTGGAAAACACTTAAACAAGCCCAAAACATCTCCGCAAACAACGGAAGAAAACAATTTATCTTCTGAAATTCTTCTTGGGATTGTTAAGTGACTGATAGCTCTTGTCAGGATCTATCAAAATGCTAATGACCTCTACTCtcaaaaaaatggaaaacataTATCATTTACCTATCTTCCAGTTCAGCTTAGTTCTGCtccagattttgtttttctctaccACAATAACTGACTTCTAAGATGTCTCAATATATTCGACTTGTATTTTCTTGATCTTCCCCGTAGCGTTTCTTTCCTGCACGTAGCGACACTGAAACTGGTTATGGGCGCTGTTCATTTTGTAGCATAACTTGCTATGGATACTTCTCAGGATGCTCTTTCACTGTTCTGCATGTCCTGAAAGGAGAACCCAAAATGCTACACATTTTTCACCGACAGAAGAAGATGGCTTCTTTGCTGATGAAATTAGTTTTGTCATTTATTTCATTGTACATTATTCACCCACACTGGCTATATGATTATATAAGTGGATGGAGTGATggacataatattattttctgtTGTCGTCCTATATCAGTCTTACAACATTCAGTATTGTTTCTGTACTTTGATTAGGCTTGCCAGATTCTTCGTATATTCACATTCTATTCGACTCATCTTCCTGGTCCAAACTACCATTGCCATGAGGTAAATTTTTGAAACTCTATACTATTTGCAACCAGGTTCTTTAATTTCAGGACTTGTGGCACTATCCTTTTATGAAAGTTCAATTACAATTGTTGTAATTGTAGCATCTCTTTACAATCAGGTACAACTTTCTCTTTCAGGGCTCAAAACTTGCCAGGCTGCCCCATCCAAAGAGTGCAATTGAATTGCTTGTGATCAACTGTAAATTTTGAAATATCCAactgttttttgttattatttttattgcaccAGAtcatcagtttatttttttacatgatagCATCTTGTTGCTTATTTGACTCACAATAATTTGCAGTTTCCAGAGGGGTTAATTATGGCTGtggtgatttgattttttcatcgCACATGATATTTACCATAGTTTTTGTGCGTACATTCCACAAATATGGCACGAATAGGTAAGTACCGTGCTCATCCTTGATGGGTTATTACTTTTGTTTCTCTTAAATACAAAGAGGCAGTGGGGCCAGGACAAAGTATTTGTATGAATTGGACATATGGTACTTTTCTTGGCTGTTTGGCATTCTGCTGTATAGAAAGACTGATTTTCACTTTTGTTGGAAATACTTGGCCCATACCTGCAGGTGCATTAAGCAGCTTGCTTGGTTACTTGCAGTGGTTCAGAGCTTTCTTATTGTGGCATCTCACAAACATTACACGGTTGACGTTGTTGTTGCATGGTGAAAGGAC is a window encoding:
- the LOC7478562 gene encoding phosphatidylinositol:ceramide inositolphosphotransferase 3, with the protein product MPFYIARQAPKLWRKICTETTIEISLVAENRKLLLAGIVFQYIHGLAAHGIHYLHRPGPTLQDAGFFLLPELGQDRAYVSETSFTFIFASFVLWTIHPFVFQNKKIYTVLIWCRVLAYLVACQILRIFTFYSTHLPGPNYHCHEGSKLARLPHPKSAIELLVINFSRGVNYGCGDLIFSSHMIFTIVFVRTFHKYGTNRCIKQLAWLLAVVQSFLIVASHKHYTVDVVVAWYTVNLVTFFIDKKLPDLPERPTGLTSLPLPPQSRDWDSKNKEEHQIPLTGVTVETAG